GCTTCTTTTAGCACTGGTTATTTATTTGTGCCATATTTGAGCATTTTACTGTACCAGATTCTTTTTTGTGGAGTTGTCTGAAAGCACATTTGGTGGTACTGTAAGCCATTAGTAAATGTTACATATGGGACTATGTTGTGAATGTGAACAGTATGGAGTGTGTAACTGCGTACATGTTGCTGTGATGCAAATGTTACTTGAAATTATTACTGGAAAACAACATGCCAAAAGCAATGAAAGTTAGCTGTTTTGTGTACATATGTTTAATTATAGTgcttttaatgattatttttttttattgtcagtaATTTGATTGATTCATTGGACAGATTTTTATTCCTTGCTTTATCTCCCTCATTTGTGCACACCCTTTCACATACTCTCACCCGGTTTGAGTTAGTCTGCTTTAGTGATTTTGTTCTCTAAAGCTCAGGGTCACATCACAAGAAGAACATGAGAAGAAAttacttaaagaaaataaacatccACAGGAAACCAAcaacagttgtttttatttaatgcaAGAATTTGAGGGGATTCATCAgtcaaaaaactgaaaaaggctgTCCCAGGTTTGGGTGAGCTGCTTTGTGTGGTGTGCCAGGGATGGGAAGAAAATCTAACACAAATCAAGAGCTGAAAGGATTAGTGTTTAGCAATCAACAGAGCAATAATTGTCTACAATTTTGAGAATCAATTACTTGTTTGAGTTATGTTTTAAGCCAaatacgaaaaaaaaaaaatcactggtttcaacttctcagatgtgaatatttgctgttttgggTACTCTTCCATGATTATAAATGGAATAAGTTTTGATTTTGATGGTGAAACTAATAAATTGTTGGCATTTTACATAATTTCTCAAGGATATAATCACTGGAGTAGCTGTTAATGAAACTAATGGGTAGTTGCAGCCCCAAACAAGTCTCCAAATCTCCCACCACTCTAACATTTGCATTGCTTATTACTATTTTACTTGAATGTTtaagcttcactgtgcagaatgatgtacCTGAAACTGGAAAGCTcatcacattcatctgctgaagggggAAGGTTTCTCTCGTCTCActttaaatcagtttttaaCACGTGAACATACGAACGTGATTTCCAGTTTAGAAACCAATGGCGGTCCAATATACAACTTatcgtgtgtatgtgtgatgtgtACATTTGGAACTTCGTCATCACATACACCGATTTTTTAGTGAAGCAGGAGACATCTTGTATTTTATTCAACTGTTGTGAAAAAGACATTGCTATTCAAAACAGTATTTTTCTATGTCAAAACATGTCCAGAGCGAtttcttcaaaaagaaaaaaaaatgtttttcacaccTCTAATTACTTAGTTTCATTTGATACATTAAAAAAGTGTGATATTACTGATGTTAGACTcatttattgtgattttgttttccatatATATGATTCAGCGACGGCGCATCAGCCTTCATTTGGGCGTGTATCAAGCAAACGCGTGGTCTGCTCCCATTGGCTAGCGCGATTTCTCGTCTAGATTTCCTCTCCTTCGATTGGTTTAGAGGGATAACGCTTCCTTATTGAGGATAGGAGCCGACGACCAATCAGATTCAGACATCTGTTCTGAGCCGAGAGGAGAGCATAGACAGCGCCTCGGCGTTTTTCCACTCCAGCCTTACCGAACGAGAGATCGGACTGGCAAACAACGCCTCCTGCACGGTGTGGATAGATTAAGCAGACTTATTTGAGATTATagttagttgtttttttattttgtcaccgTGCTTCATATCGGCACAATGACAGCCCTGTCGCTGCTTTTGATGGCCGTGTCGGCCGCATCTGTACTGGCCGAGTCTACTGTGTATTTGCGAGAGCAATTTGAAGACGGGGGTGAGGTCCTTTTACACAGAATTATGTCTGCATTATTTAACTGTTATTGTGATTTGTTGAAACTGTACATATACCCGATATTACAATATTGAATCAGTGCATAAGTGGCTAGACGTTGGGTGGTTGgaattgggattttttttttatgagatAGTATAATTTAACCTCAATTTCTGTGCTGCATTGTTTGCTTCCTGCTCAATTTGAGATAAATTTAGTGTACATGGGCACCATTCATCTTTTgaccctcctctcccctcccttgCTCTTCGTCCTCtacaccccccctcctcccctccctccagcTATCATCAagccctgtctgtctcctcatccccccccccccccccccccccccacactgCACATCTCTCCCCTGGTCATTCACTGTTACCCCTCTTTTACCTGAAGATGTCTTTCCCTTTCATCACTAGCCTCATATCAAACACCAGGCACTGTAGACAGTGAAGGCAGTCACCTGCAGCATGCCCCTGCAGCGTAACACACGCTCCCAGTGCACCTGCACTGATGCATCATCAATGGTGGATTAGCAGCTCGTGAGTGACTGCTGTGCAGCTGAACCTGTACTTGTTTGTGCAGATGCCTGGACGAGTCGCTGGGTGGAATCCAAGCACAAGTCTGACTACGGCAAGTTTGTCCTGACTGCTGGGAAGTTCTATGGagatgcagagaaagacaaaggtGAGTGGAAAGGTGAAATTGTATCCACCCGTACTGTGAATCTGTGGTTAACTCCCACATTGTTTCAGGTGTTcactcattattttttttttattttttatttttaatatggaGGTTTAGTGGGAGACTTGAACGAGGCTTTATAATCATATGCTGCTTGCTCAGGATTCATTTAAgttttgatcatgttttttaGGATTAAGAGGACGATTTCTCTTAATTCTTTAAATGTTGATGGGATCTTGGCTGGTGGCACAATACCGATGCAAAATCTGTCCCTCAGGTTTTAGAATTAAAGTCAAAATCTACACATGCAACTCTCTCTGTCTTGACCTGGAGATCAGAGCAGGATGAACAATGCTTTTTGAAGTTGCATAAGAGTTCAGGTGACACTACTGACTGAGTCTGTGGCCTCGATCGCCATTATTGTTGGAGATATCCACCCAAATGGGATTTCTCTGAAAGGAGAGCTCCTAGCTGTGACTCTGAAAACGTGCCCATAACAGAGTATCTCAGAGTTGTTTCATTATTTACTGTCTGTGGAGGGGCTCCAGTATTAGCCTCTGTATTTGTCTCTCTGCCATACAACTTGAGAAGACACGTTTAAATGAACATGTGCAATTTTACAGAAACAACATGGATGAATTATACTTAACGCTGCATCTTCCCACAGGTCTTCAGACGAGCCAGGATGCCCGCTTCTACGCCTTGTCGTCCCGTTTTGATGACGTCAGCAACCAGGGCGAGCCTCTTGTCATCCAGTTCTCCGTGAAACATGAGCAGAGCATTGACTGTGGCGGAGGCTACATTAAGCTGTTCCCCTCTGGCCTCAACCAGGAGGACATGCATGGAGACTCAGTCTACAACATCATGTTTGGTGAGTGCTGGATAGTTTCTGGGCTCTGTCTCTTATGTATGTATGATAACAATGCAAGTCGTCTTTAAGACTACACTCTGTTCATCCAAATGTATCGCAAATTTTTTGAAgatctgcaaaagaaaatgcgaATGAATGCTTCCTTCCGTCCACTGTTGTGCAGTTATTAGGAGTTggtttttggtcatttttactTATGCATTTGTTTGCTTGTACAGGTCCTGATATTTGTGGCCCTGGCACAAAGAAGGTTCATGTCATCTTCAACTACAAAGGCAAGAATCATCTGATTAACAAGGACATCAGATGCAAGGTCAGACATCAGTAAATTGTTCTTGTTTTCATATTTACTCTGCAAATGgcagaggttttttttctaattcccATTGCATGAAGGTTTGTTGCAATTCTTTAGCATTCCATGATTGCAACACTGGTATTGTCCTGAGCATGAAACCAAATCAGCAAGGAGAGGCTGAAAGAGTTTTGCATTATAAACACGCTGCATGTGAATCactcatgaataaaacacaagcaaggCTGCCAACATTTCTTTTAAACCTTGTAGGATGATGAGTACACCCACTTGTACACACTGATTGTCAACCCCGACAACACTTATGAGGTCAAGATCGACAATAAGAAGGTCGAGTCCGGCAATCTGGAGGATGACTGGGACTTCCTGCCCCCCCAAAAAATTAAGGACCCTGAAGCCAAAAAGCCAGAGGACTGGGATGACAGGGAGAAGATTCCCGATCCTGACGATAAGAAACCAGAGGTCAGTTTGCTGGAGCTATCCTAGAaacctgtttgtctgtatttttcatAATGATTTTTGGCCCACttttttctacttctactcATTTATCTTTTGCTGTATCTCATTGGTAGGACTGGGACAAGCCTGAGAACATCCCAGATCCTGATGCTAAGAAGCCTGATGACTGGGATGATGAGATGGACGGAGAGTGGGAGCCACCTATGGTCGCTAACCCTGATTACAAGGTAATTAGCAAGTAATTCTAAcacttcatttcaaatgttcagTCAATACGTTACAACCATTTCTGTGCCCGAAATAACTCCTTATTTGCTACCTAATACTCTAAattaacagttttattttagtgtCTTTTGGTTTCATTCAGTATGAGCCAAGCTTCAATTGTAATTGTGCTGAAAACATTGACCCAGTCACCATAAAATACAATGAGGGAGCATGCTTTTGTTACCTTTCAAGTCCTTTTTTCTGAAGCATTTTATGACACATTTCCTCTGCCATTAACcacgctgtctgtctgtgtctgcgtgCTGTCATTAGGGTGAGTGGAAGCCCAGAGAGATCAACAATCCTGCCTACAAAGGCAAGTGGATCCACCCTGAGATCGACAACCCGGAGTACACAGCCGATTCTGAGATCTATAAATACGACAGCATCGGCGTGATTGGCCTTGACTTGTGGCAGGTGAGAAGATGCTGCAGCTGACTGACTTAATGAC
This DNA window, taken from Chelmon rostratus isolate fCheRos1 chromosome 4, fCheRos1.pri, whole genome shotgun sequence, encodes the following:
- the calr gene encoding calreticulin encodes the protein MTALSLLLMAVSAASVLAESTVYLREQFEDGDAWTSRWVESKHKSDYGKFVLTAGKFYGDAEKDKGLQTSQDARFYALSSRFDDVSNQGEPLVIQFSVKHEQSIDCGGGYIKLFPSGLNQEDMHGDSVYNIMFGPDICGPGTKKVHVIFNYKGKNHLINKDIRCKDDEYTHLYTLIVNPDNTYEVKIDNKKVESGNLEDDWDFLPPQKIKDPEAKKPEDWDDREKIPDPDDKKPEDWDKPENIPDPDAKKPDDWDDEMDGEWEPPMVANPDYKGEWKPREINNPAYKGKWIHPEIDNPEYTADSEIYKYDSIGVIGLDLWQVKSGTIFDNFLITNDPNLAEEVGNDTWGKTKDPEKKMKESQEEEERKKREEEDNKRREEAKEEDEEEDEKEEEEEEEDEEEEEGEEQEEDEEDDEGTDSKLKDEL